Proteins co-encoded in one Meiothermus sp. genomic window:
- the pnp gene encoding polyribonucleotide nucleotidyltransferase: protein MNEENPIPQARRYSVDVGGRTLTIETGKYAKHVSGSVWVTYGETVVMATAQASDAPIQADFLPLTVEFEERHYAVGRIPGSFMRREGRPGEKAILSARLTDRPIRPLFPKGFRHEVQVLLTVLSADQENTPDILGPIAASAALMLSDIPWDGPIASVRVGLQDGRLVLNPVAQEDSQLDLVVAGSKDAIIMVEAGAQEVSEDRLVEALEFAHRAMQPILELQEQMRAELGKPKFAYEPPAKLDADTQAALYRRAVEKGLASVLQTASKGERSAALEAFAEALLEEFVPPAEDGSVDQERRRLVAEGFDEVVKQELRRLILQENKRADGRTPEQVRPIWIESNVLPKPHGSAIFSRGETQVLGVVTLGTGRDAQLVDDLGIETEDPFLVHYNFPPYSTGEVKRLRGVSRREVGHGNLAKRGLRAVLPSREEFPYTIRVVGDVLESNGSSSMATVCAGCLALLDAGVPLKKHVAGVAMGLVKEGEQAVVLTDILGLEDALGDMDFKVTGTRDGVTALQMDIKIKGLTPEIMRAALYQAREARLHILNLMERAVPTHRAEMKPHVPRILTLKVNPEKIGGIIGPGGKNIRQLEELGVEIDIEQDGTIRLYSANAAAAEEAKARILGQTAEAKVGEIYEGTVTRITNFGAFIEILPGKDGLLHISQLAQGRVEKVEDVLSLGQKIKVKVNKIDEQGRVDLIRPELEGLIAPRKPPVRR from the coding sequence ATGAATGAGGAAAACCCTATACCCCAAGCACGACGCTACAGCGTAGACGTCGGGGGGCGCACGCTCACCATTGAGACCGGCAAGTACGCCAAGCACGTTTCCGGATCGGTCTGGGTTACCTATGGCGAAACCGTGGTAATGGCCACAGCCCAGGCCTCCGATGCGCCCATTCAGGCCGACTTTTTGCCCCTGACGGTGGAGTTTGAAGAACGGCACTACGCCGTCGGGCGCATTCCGGGTAGCTTTATGCGGCGAGAAGGGCGGCCCGGCGAAAAAGCCATCCTCTCGGCCCGCCTGACCGACCGGCCCATCCGGCCCCTTTTCCCCAAGGGCTTCCGGCACGAGGTGCAGGTGCTGCTAACGGTGCTTTCTGCCGACCAGGAAAACACCCCGGATATCCTGGGGCCCATTGCAGCCAGCGCAGCCCTGATGCTCTCGGATATCCCCTGGGATGGCCCCATCGCCTCGGTGCGGGTAGGGCTGCAGGACGGGCGTCTGGTCTTGAACCCGGTGGCCCAGGAGGATAGCCAGCTCGACCTGGTGGTGGCCGGCTCCAAAGATGCCATCATCATGGTGGAGGCCGGGGCGCAGGAGGTCTCGGAGGACCGTCTGGTGGAGGCCCTCGAGTTCGCTCATCGGGCCATGCAGCCCATCCTCGAGCTGCAAGAACAGATGCGCGCTGAGCTGGGCAAACCCAAGTTCGCCTACGAGCCCCCGGCCAAGCTGGACGCCGATACCCAGGCCGCTCTTTACCGACGGGCTGTGGAGAAGGGGCTTGCCAGTGTTCTGCAAACCGCCTCCAAGGGCGAGCGTTCGGCGGCCCTCGAGGCCTTTGCGGAAGCTTTGCTGGAAGAGTTCGTGCCCCCTGCCGAAGACGGCTCGGTAGATCAGGAGCGGCGCAGGCTGGTGGCCGAGGGTTTTGATGAGGTGGTCAAGCAGGAGCTGCGCCGGCTCATTTTGCAGGAGAACAAGCGGGCCGATGGCCGCACCCCAGAGCAGGTTCGGCCCATCTGGATCGAGAGCAACGTGCTGCCCAAGCCCCATGGCTCGGCCATCTTCAGCCGGGGCGAAACCCAGGTGCTGGGCGTGGTTACGCTGGGCACCGGCCGCGATGCCCAGCTCGTAGACGACCTGGGAATCGAGACCGAAGACCCCTTCTTGGTGCACTACAACTTCCCCCCCTACTCCACCGGCGAGGTCAAGCGCCTGCGCGGGGTGAGCCGCCGCGAGGTAGGCCACGGCAACCTGGCCAAGCGCGGTTTGCGAGCCGTGCTGCCCTCCAGGGAGGAGTTTCCCTACACCATCCGGGTGGTGGGCGATGTGCTGGAGTCTAACGGCTCCTCCAGTATGGCCACGGTGTGTGCCGGCTGTCTGGCCCTGCTGGATGCCGGGGTTCCGCTCAAAAAACACGTGGCGGGCGTGGCCATGGGCCTGGTCAAGGAAGGTGAGCAGGCCGTGGTACTCACCGACATCCTGGGCCTGGAGGACGCCCTGGGCGACATGGACTTCAAGGTTACGGGCACCCGCGACGGTGTGACCGCGCTCCAGATGGATATTAAGATCAAGGGCCTGACCCCCGAGATTATGCGGGCGGCGCTCTACCAGGCCCGCGAGGCCCGTTTACACATCCTGAATCTGATGGAACGCGCCGTGCCCACCCACCGCGCCGAGATGAAGCCCCACGTGCCCCGCATCCTCACCCTCAAGGTCAACCCCGAAAAAATCGGGGGCATTATTGGGCCCGGCGGCAAAAATATCCGCCAGCTCGAGGAGCTGGGGGTGGAAATTGATATCGAACAGGACGGCACCATCCGGCTCTACAGCGCCAACGCGGCTGCAGCCGAAGAGGCCAAAGCCCGTATCCTGGGCCAGACCGCCGAGGCCAAGGTGGGCGAGATCTACGAAGGCACGGTTACCCGGATTACCAACTTTGGGGCTTTCATTGAAATCTTACCCGGCAAAGATGGTCTGCTGCACATCAGCCAGCTTGCCCAGGGGCGCGTAGAGAAAGTTGAAGACGTGCTCTCGTTGGGGCAAAAAATTAAAGTCAAGGTTAACAAGATTGACGAGCAGGGGCGGGTAGATCTGATTCGCCCGGAGCTCGAGGGCCTGATTGCCCCGCGCAAACCGCCTGTTCGACGATAA
- the aroE gene encoding shikimate dehydrogenase: MHEAALRAAGLEGSYQALETPPAFLHARLLEVRRGFAGVNVTIPHKENVLEYLDEISPEAKAIGAVNTIVCDQGRLVGYNTDALGFIYALDEAGIAYRNKKALILGAGGAARAIAYALKEAGARVAVYNRTRERAMALCEAMGLQLISEPLLTTEVLGCDLLINTTSVGLKDPGSSPLPSGLLPQTGVVVDIIYNPPTTRLLHEAREAGRVTLGGLPMLVWQGALAFELWTGIKPDVQVMYAAARAGLQNLSSL; the protein is encoded by the coding sequence ATGCACGAGGCAGCCCTGAGGGCGGCTGGATTAGAAGGCTCGTATCAGGCTCTCGAGACCCCCCCGGCGTTTCTACACGCACGCTTACTGGAAGTCCGGCGGGGGTTTGCAGGAGTCAACGTGACCATCCCGCATAAAGAAAACGTACTGGAATACCTTGACGAGATAAGCCCGGAGGCCAAAGCCATTGGGGCGGTAAATACTATCGTCTGCGACCAGGGTCGCCTGGTTGGCTACAACACCGATGCTCTGGGGTTTATCTACGCTTTGGACGAGGCGGGCATTGCCTACCGTAACAAAAAGGCCCTGATCTTGGGAGCAGGAGGGGCTGCCCGGGCCATTGCTTATGCCCTCAAAGAGGCAGGTGCACGTGTAGCCGTTTATAACCGCACCCGTGAGCGGGCCATGGCTCTGTGTGAGGCCATGGGGCTGCAACTCATTTCCGAACCATTGTTGACAACGGAAGTTCTTGGCTGTGATCTGCTGATCAACACCACCAGTGTAGGGCTCAAAGATCCTGGCAGCTCACCTTTACCGTCAGGTCTGCTACCGCAGACAGGGGTAGTGGTGGATATCATCTATAATCCACCCACCACTCGACTGTTGCATGAGGCCAGAGAGGCCGGGCGGGTGACCCTGGGTGGACTCCCTATGTTGGTTTGGCAAGGAGCTTTGGCTTTTGAGCTTTGGACAGGTATTAAACCCGATGTTCAGGTGATGTATGCCGCAGCCCGTGCCGGGCTTCAAAACTTATCATCCTTATGA
- a CDS encoding ribonuclease J has translation MNNNPPFSRPRGPRRRQERPKPKGPILLGKPDGAVEIVFLGGTGEIGKNITAIRYEDEMFIIDGGLAFPDAKMLGVDIVIPRIDYLVQNKDLIRGWVLTHGHEDHIGALPYLFPQLPRVPVYGAKLTLGLVRGKLEEFGLAVGDYNFKEVSPDDRISIGRYFQLDLFRMTHSIPDNFGMVIHTPIGRIVHTGDFKLDERPIDGQTSHLEKIAQAGTEGVLCLIADSTNGERPGITPSESEVAEELDKVIGAAKGRIFVTTFASHIHRIQSVVTAGEKYGRKIAVEGRSMLKYARIALELGYFKQKDRFYTLDEIKDLPDEQVLVITTGSQGQPEAVLARLAAGAHSKMSIKEGDTVILSSSPIPGNEEAVNTVINQLYALGAYVFYPPRYRVHASGHASHEEIKTVLNLARPKFLLPWHGEIRHQVNFKWLAQSIPHPPEKILIPQNGRLIRLTADNIAFDGTVPHGQLYVDGLGVGDITDEILEDRNHMAAEGVVIITALVSRDPLVEVISKGFVKAGERLLGEVRKMAMDALYKGVREKKRLEEIRDDIYYPVKKFIAKNTGRNPVILPIVIEG, from the coding sequence ATGAACAATAACCCACCTTTTAGCCGTCCCCGGGGCCCTCGGCGGCGGCAGGAGCGACCCAAGCCCAAAGGGCCAATCCTGCTAGGCAAGCCCGACGGAGCCGTCGAGATCGTGTTCCTGGGCGGAACCGGCGAAATCGGCAAAAACATCACGGCCATCCGCTACGAAGACGAGATGTTCATCATTGATGGCGGCCTGGCCTTTCCAGACGCCAAGATGCTCGGCGTGGACATCGTGATTCCACGCATAGATTATCTCGTACAGAACAAAGATCTCATCCGGGGCTGGGTGCTGACCCACGGCCACGAGGATCACATCGGAGCCCTGCCTTACCTGTTTCCGCAACTGCCGCGGGTTCCGGTGTATGGAGCCAAGCTAACCCTGGGCCTGGTCAGGGGCAAGCTCGAGGAGTTTGGGCTCGCGGTGGGGGATTATAACTTCAAAGAGGTCTCCCCCGACGACCGCATCTCCATTGGGCGCTACTTCCAGCTCGACCTGTTCCGCATGACCCACTCCATTCCCGACAACTTCGGGATGGTCATTCATACGCCCATCGGCAGAATCGTGCATACCGGCGACTTCAAGCTCGATGAACGCCCTATAGACGGCCAGACCTCCCACCTGGAAAAAATCGCCCAGGCCGGAACCGAGGGGGTGCTATGCCTTATTGCTGATTCCACCAACGGCGAGCGGCCTGGCATTACGCCCAGCGAATCCGAGGTGGCCGAAGAGCTCGATAAGGTGATTGGAGCAGCCAAAGGACGCATTTTTGTAACTACCTTCGCCTCGCACATCCACCGCATCCAGTCGGTGGTCACGGCCGGTGAAAAGTATGGGCGCAAAATTGCCGTGGAAGGGCGCTCGATGCTCAAGTATGCCCGTATTGCCCTCGAGCTCGGCTACTTCAAGCAAAAAGACCGCTTCTACACCCTGGACGAAATCAAAGACCTGCCCGACGAGCAGGTGCTGGTGATTACCACCGGTTCACAGGGGCAGCCCGAGGCCGTTTTGGCACGCTTGGCCGCTGGTGCTCACAGCAAGATGTCCATCAAGGAGGGCGATACCGTCATCCTGAGCAGCAGCCCAATTCCCGGCAACGAGGAGGCGGTGAACACCGTCATCAATCAGCTATATGCCCTGGGGGCCTATGTGTTTTATCCGCCCCGCTACCGCGTGCACGCCTCCGGTCATGCCAGCCACGAAGAGATCAAGACCGTGCTCAACCTGGCCCGCCCCAAATTCCTGTTGCCCTGGCACGGCGAGATCCGCCACCAGGTCAACTTCAAGTGGCTGGCTCAGAGCATCCCACACCCGCCGGAAAAAATCCTGATTCCCCAAAACGGGCGCCTGATCCGCCTCACAGCCGACAACATTGCGTTCGACGGAACCGTTCCCCACGGCCAGCTTTACGTGGACGGTCTGGGGGTGGGTGATATTACCGACGAAATCCTGGAGGATCGCAACCACATGGCCGCCGAGGGGGTGGTAATTATTACCGCCCTGGTCAGCCGCGACCCGCTGGTGGAGGTGATCTCCAAAGGCTTCGTCAAGGCTGGCGAGCGCCTGTTGGGTGAGGTGCGCAAAATGGCGATGGACGCTCTGTACAAGGGGGTACGGGAAAAGAAGCGCCTCGAGGAGATTCGCGACGACATCTACTATCCGGTGAAAAAGTTCATCGCCAAAAACACCGGGCGTAACCCGGTTATTCTCCCGATTGTGATTGAGGGGTAG
- a CDS encoding nodulation protein NfeD: MRKLLFVFLLVASLAQAKTYIVPIEGIIDGPLATFIEQSLDQAEREGASGVVFRINTPGGRVDAAIRITDRILASTVPTLAVIENAFSAGALISLAAQQIMMLPGSNIGAALPITVTPVVGNATAADRKVISALKGKFRAVAEARNRPANIAEAMVDPEAEVRGITTKGEPLTLSAKKAVELKVADAEVASLRAALEKAGFNTETQELQPGPQVRVARFLTDPTIAAILLAVGVLGLILEFFTPGTFIPAIVGLTSLGLFFLGGYLAGLSSALTIILLFGGLLLVVFELFVTPGFGVPGLVGLGLIGASIYFTFGDQALQVGSFAIIGLAFGLFLIFRYLPKGRVARPFVLSSAVEEVAPPKNELESLLGAIGQALTDLRPAGTAQFGDRRVDVVTMGEFIDRGQTVRVIQVEGPRVVVRKVEA; this comes from the coding sequence GTGAGAAAGCTACTTTTCGTTTTCCTGTTGGTTGCCTCTTTGGCGCAGGCCAAAACTTACATCGTCCCCATCGAGGGAATAATCGACGGGCCGCTGGCTACTTTCATCGAGCAATCCCTCGATCAGGCCGAGCGCGAAGGTGCAAGCGGCGTGGTCTTCCGGATCAATACGCCTGGAGGAAGGGTAGACGCCGCCATTCGCATCACTGACCGCATTCTGGCTTCTACCGTACCCACCCTGGCCGTGATCGAGAACGCCTTTTCTGCCGGAGCCCTGATCTCGTTGGCAGCTCAGCAGATCATGATGTTGCCCGGCTCCAACATCGGCGCAGCCCTGCCCATCACCGTTACTCCAGTCGTGGGCAACGCCACCGCTGCCGACCGAAAAGTCATTTCAGCCCTCAAGGGCAAGTTCAGGGCCGTAGCCGAAGCCCGCAACCGCCCCGCCAACATTGCCGAAGCAATGGTAGATCCAGAAGCCGAAGTACGGGGTATCACCACCAAAGGCGAGCCCCTCACACTCTCAGCCAAAAAAGCTGTGGAACTCAAGGTAGCCGATGCCGAGGTAGCCAGTCTGCGGGCGGCCCTCGAGAAAGCCGGCTTCAATACCGAGACCCAGGAGCTTCAGCCCGGCCCTCAAGTACGTGTGGCTCGCTTTTTGACCGATCCTACAATCGCCGCCATCCTGCTGGCGGTGGGGGTTTTGGGGCTTATCCTGGAGTTTTTCACACCTGGAACCTTTATTCCGGCCATCGTGGGCCTCACCTCGCTGGGCCTGTTCTTTTTGGGAGGATATCTGGCTGGCCTTTCCAGTGCCCTCACCATCATCCTGCTCTTTGGCGGCCTGCTGCTGGTGGTATTTGAGCTATTTGTAACCCCCGGCTTTGGCGTGCCGGGTCTGGTTGGGCTTGGACTTATCGGCGCTTCAATCTATTTTACCTTTGGCGATCAGGCCCTGCAGGTAGGCTCCTTTGCCATCATTGGGCTGGCCTTTGGTTTGTTCCTAATTTTCCGCTACCTCCCTAAGGGTCGGGTGGCCCGACCCTTTGTGTTGAGCAGCGCTGTGGAAGAAGTAGCGCCCCCTAAAAATGAGCTGGAGTCGCTGCTGGGAGCCATCGGCCAGGCCCTCACCGACCTGCGCCCCGCAGGCACAGCCCAGTTCGGCGACCGACGGGTAGATGTGGTCACCATGGGCGAGTTTATAGATCGGGGCCAGACCGTTCGGGTCATCCAGGTCGAAGGACCCCGGGTAGTAGTGCGGAAAGTGGAGGCCTAA